In a genomic window of Xylanivirga thermophila:
- the clpP gene encoding ATP-dependent Clp endopeptidase proteolytic subunit ClpP codes for MSLVPIVVEQTNRGERSYDIYSRLLKERIIFLGGEIYDDMANLLVAQLLYLEAEDPDKDIQIYLNSPGGSVTAGFAIYDTMKYIKCDVSTICIGMAASMGAFLLSAGTKGKRIALPNSEIMIHQPLGGARGQASDIAIHAEQILKLKKRINQILSENTGQPLERIERDTDRDFFMSAEEAKEYGIVDEVMTFRK; via the coding sequence ATGAGTTTGGTGCCTATTGTTGTTGAACAGACAAATCGAGGTGAGCGCTCATATGACATATATTCGAGACTTTTAAAAGAGCGTATTATATTCCTTGGTGGGGAGATATATGATGATATGGCCAATCTGTTAGTGGCCCAGCTATTATATCTTGAAGCAGAAGATCCAGATAAGGATATTCAGATATACTTGAATAGTCCAGGGGGATCTGTTACAGCTGGCTTTGCCATCTATGATACGATGAAGTATATAAAATGTGATGTATCTACAATATGCATTGGTATGGCAGCATCCATGGGTGCATTTTTACTATCTGCCGGTACCAAGGGCAAAAGGATAGCTCTACCTAATAGTGAGATAATGATACATCAGCCACTTGGTGGAGCAAGGGGCCAGGCTTCGGATATTGCTATTCATGCAGAGCAGATATTGAAGCTTAAAAAACGTATAAACCAGATATTGTCTGAAAATACAGGGCAGCCGCTGGAAAGGATAGAAAGGGATACGGATAGGGATTTCTTCATGTCTGCAGAAGAGGCAAAGGAATATGGTATAGTAGACGAAGTAATGACGTTCCGTAAATAA